The Leopardus geoffroyi isolate Oge1 chromosome C1, O.geoffroyi_Oge1_pat1.0, whole genome shotgun sequence sequence CACTGAAGAAGCCAGCTGCTTTCCCAAAGGAACAAAATGCTGCTGGGATGGGTCAGTAAGAAGTCCTGAGTCAGGACCTTCCTGGAGCACCTCCATGTGGGTGATGCCTCAGTCTGTCCTGACTCCACCATCCCTGTATTCCTAGGCGCTTTTATGAGTGAGCAAATTACCTGACCTTTGCGAGATGCATTGACTCCTGAAGTGGGGGCCACGACAGCTCTTGGTATTAGGGATCAGAGCCCCTGGCTTATCCCCATGGCCCGGTGCCCCAATACTGTGAAGCCTTGAGGCACCCCCCACGCACCTCCTCCCACGCCCTGCCCCGAGCGCAGCGTGGCCCTCCGCGCCGGGTCAGTGCGGGGTCCCCAATCGCCAGGAGCGCGTCTAGGTCCCCCTAGGAACCCCCCCCTCCTCGTCAGGAGGCGCCCCGGGCAGGCCGCCTGGCACGCCCgagcctcctcacccctcccaccccggCTCCCCCGCCCTTGCGGCCGGCTCGGTTGCTAGGGCTGCGGGGCCTGGAGACGCGGTGCGCACGTCGCGAGCTGAGCTGGAGAAGCCCCGGGCCCGGCGACCGCAGCGGCTCCGCCCCCCTCCGGGCGCTCCGGGCCGCCCTGCTCCCGCCCTATCGCGGCGGGATCTCCGGGCCGCACGGGGCTGGCAGGCCGGGGCCATGGCCAGGGCCCCGCAGTCCCGGCGACGCCCCGCGGCGCCCGGCAGCGCCCTGCGCGCCTTGCTGCGTTGCAACCTGCCCCCCGGCGCCCAGCGCGTGGTGGTCTTCGCCGTGCTGGCGCTCCTGGTCCTCATCAACGTCGTGCTGATATTCCTGCTGGCCTTCCGCTGACCGCCCGGGCAGGGCGCCGCGGGGGATCGCGCAGGGGTGAGTGGCGCCGCGCCGCGGAGCATCTTCCTTTTCAGCCGCGTCTTCCTCAGTGCCCGCAGTGGCCGGAGGTGCGCCGGCTGACCCCGCCTGGCCCTGGTGCCCCCCCTCCTCTGCCAGCTCCATGTGCCACGGCCCGGTGTGTGCGTGCGTCCCCCGGGTGGTGCGGCCCTGCAGGTGACTCTGGGGCTTGGTGACCCTTGTGCCACGGGGTTCTTCTGCCTGTCCTTTGTGCCGTGAACGTGTGCGTGGACATAAAATGGCGCGTCTCTACGTGTAACTGAGGATGCGGATGCAGCTGTGGACACTGCTGGCTGTGGTTGTCTGGAAAGTGTACGTGTGACTGCCGTGTGCGCGGAACTGGACATGCGTTTCTGTGTGGGTTGAAAAATGGGGAGATGAGTGGGCTCCTGTGCACGTGTCATCTGCCGTTGCTTTATCCAGGTTAGTGGTCTCGGCCAGCGTGCCGCTACTACGGGTAGAGCCCTGCCTGCATCCCTGGAACGTGGGCACTCTGAacaccccctctcccctgctgggccGCGGCCTGGAGGAGCTAAGCCATATTCCTTCCCAGACTGTCTGATTGGAAACCTCCGCCGGCctgcatgtgtgagagagaggagaagatagGACAGGGTTggcatgtgtgagagagaggaggagataggACAGGGTGGGAAGGGTGGTGAGTGGTCATCAAGAGCAGCTTTGAGGTAAAGCCTGGCTTCCTCCAGCCTGTCAAAGTCTCCAGGGCACAAGACTGgatcctgccccctccctctcccgaCCTGCCTCCGGTAAACAGCCCATGTCTCAGAGCCAGCTTCTGCTCCCCACTGCCAGGCCAAGAATGAACCTGCAACCCTTGCCCCTCAGCCTACTGGACTCAAATCTGGGTTTCTGTGCAGCGGTACCTCAGACAGAGAGCTTCAGGAAGGGCCTCTGCCCAGAAACCCATCTAGTGTGGGCCCTGATGGCCTCTGGATTATCCTGGAGGTAGAATGCATGTCTGACCTTTTGGAGCTATATTTTATCTTGGTGACAGAGTGCCGCCCTTTTGTGGATCTATAGAGGAGCTTTGTGGCCCAGGGAGAGCACATGGTTACTGTGGGCATCAGTGAGGGAGACCAGGGGATTTGCTGAAGACTGTGAGTCTGTCAGGCTAACTCCTGTGCACAGCAAGGTACTAGGACAAGAAAGTGACAAATGTGAccaaccccaccaccaccaccaccaccaagggcTTCTGGATAACTGGACAAGGCAGGTATTGGGGCTTGTCCATAAAGGTCAGGAACCATGGTCTCTCTGGGAAGCCTTACCTGTTTGTCCCATACCTGGAGCCCTTCCCCCCATAGCTATACAGGAAACCACTCTGTAGGATGTGCACCTCTCTGCAAGGGCTGGCAGAATAAAGCAGAAGGGGGAGTCATTGGGCCTTACAAGAGGGGCTTTTGCTCAGAGCTCACTTGGGGAAACCTGGAGTTAGGAGGAGGCACCTGGCCTGGTTAATATTAGTAGGAAACAACCTGGGAAGAGAAATGGTGGGAAGCTGGGCTGTGTGGGTATGTCTGCATTGCTTCCTCCCTGCCTGGGCTCTAGCAGTGAAGGCAGCATCCATGCTGTCCTAGAGACCTGCATGTGTATGTAGCTGGTGTGAACTGAGGGTGGAGAGCATATACCTGCAATATggcatactgttctccagagatCAAAGTGTAGCATCCTGTTAGTGAGTATGTAAATGTGTGTTGGCAGGTGCATGTCAGGGTGTGTGCAGGAAGAGGGGGGTCTCAGAACACCCGCCTCTCAAGGATCAAAACTACCCAAATAGCCTATAGTCACATATTCCCTCCATCATGATGCACACATTTGCCTGATGTCATACACACCCTCTGTCTTTATGCCCACACTCATCCATCGTCACACACACCTTCGGTCCTGATGCACATGCTTACCTGTGATCACTGTCCCTGAAAGAGGACATTCACCTGCAGCCCACATTCTCATTGGCTCACCCACACCACCCTTGAGTACTCTGTTTCTTCCTCGTCTTCAGGCAAGATCTTTCAAGGCCAGGAGTGGTAGCCTGCTTGTGTGGACTGTGCCAGCTATGGGCTGCCCAGTCTAGTGCCTGCTCCCTAGGTACAGCATGCTGGCTCCTTTCATGATGCCTTGCTGAGTCCTCTGGTCTCATCTTGTCATATTGCAGCCAGGAGGTCTTGATCCTGGGGGCCAGGCCTTCTTGCAGAAGAGGACATACCTGTAGTATGTCTTTTTAGCTGGGATGATTGCAATGGTCCCTTGAGGAGGCATGCAACCCCCCAGAAATAACCCAGTGCTTGGTGCCTGTGGTCTCTGGTGGGCCTTGGGCATCTGCAGCCCCTGAATGGCTGTTGCTTGAGAGTAAATGTGCATATAATCATTCTGAGGAATGATTTCATCAGGGTTTGGAGTAGGTTCCATTCCCAGAACACATAAACTGAAGGTTTCTGAATGTGCTTGCTCAGGCCCTACCCTAGGGAAGGTTCCAGCCTGAGTGGGCTCTGGTACCAGGTGGCCTGCCCTACCCTTCGCTCTGCCCATTCAGGGTTTGGGGGAAACATTTTAGCTACTGGAACTCTTAGGTGAAGACCCAGCTAGTCTTGCTGCAGCCCTGCTCTGGTTCCCATTTCAATTTGAAGAACAGAACACACACTGCCCTGGGAGCACCGAGGAAAGGTCCCATTGGACCTGAAGCCAAGGGAGGATTCACACTCATGAATGGGGGCAGAGGCAAGCagctcagaggaggaaagagtTGGCGCAGACGGCCTGACTGGTGATGCTCTGAGGGAGTGACTGCTTAACCAAAGAGCCAGCCCATGGCTGTGATAGAACCAACACTTGGTCCCAGCAGAAAGGGGCATAGATCTCACCTCTTGTATAGCCCCCTGTCTACCCTTCCTCTTGTCCTAAGCACTCAGAGCCATTCTTTATTCACGGAGCAGAAACTGAGCCCATGTTACAGGAAAGCAGGTATCAGCCCAACAGGAAATGGAGCTCTGAGCACAAGGGCTGtctgggggcttggggggggggggcggcacgGAATTCCATCTCCTCCTGATGTGAGGTCCATGATAGGAGCATCGCTCCTGATGTGAGGTCCATGGCCATGTTGGAGTAAGGAAACACACCAAGTTATTTCAGCAGagagaaattaatataaagaattatgaGCCAGTTTTAAAGTACTTGACTCCATAACCCAAGTGCACAAGAACAATCCTGAGGTATCTGTTACAGAGGTAGCAGCTGCAAGGTGAACCTACCTCTCCTACAGCTAGGGAATATAGGGAAGAGGCTGGAGTAATTAAAGCTGAGGATCCTGTAGGGCTTGAGACCTAGAAGTCTAAGGATAGGTGCTGCTCAGCTAGTGATGGTGGACGTGGCAGGGGAGGGCCAAGAGACCGGTTCTGCCAGTGTTGGAAAAACACTGCAAACCAGATCCAGCTACCGTGATGGCTGGGAACCGCTGTCCCTGGGAGGAGTGGTGCTGTTGCTTGCCAGGTGACCTCACAGGTAATGCAAGTCCACAAGAAGCCAGCAGGAGGGAGCAAGCCCTTCTCCCTCCAGCCTTGTGGTACCCTCCAACACCACATTTGGAGAACCTAACAGGGAGCAGCTGGCACAGAAGAAATGTAGCTTGCTGTGCCCAGCCCCAGCatcacagagcagagcagagatggTAAATGAAGCTGAGAACAATAATTTAATCACTAGTCCAATGGGGATGGGAGGAAGGTGTGCCCTGTGCAGGAGAGTGAGCAACATGCTTGCCTCTCAGATTCTGTGGCTCACCAGTATTCTAGTGGTCAAGTTCACTTCAGGCTTCATCATGAGCCCTGCCAGTCCAGACATGCCCAGGGCATAGTCCTGTTCCCTGAAGAATGGCTGGCTCAGGAGGAGCCTCCGTTCACTCCTTTGTAACATGAGTCAGGATCCCCTCTTCTCAGGgctgctgaggggtgggggggcagaaaaCAGGAACACCCTGCCCCATGAGGAGGTCCCTGGCAGCTTTACCCCACTGATCTGCCTATCTGTGGCTCTCTCTACAGCTCATCAGTGATGGCAGTGTGGTCTGTGCTGAAGCACTCTGGGACCATGTCACCATGGATGACCAGGAACTGGGCTTCAAAGCTGGGGATGTCATCGAAGTAATGGATGCCACCAACAGAGAGTGGTGGTGGGGTCGTGTTGCTGATGGCGAGGGGTGGTTTCCAGCCAGCTTCGTGCGGGTATGGCACCAGCCTATGCTTTCTCTGGGTCCATAAGGAGCCAACTGGCTCTGCTCAGAAGTGCAGACCTGAAACTGCTCTGGGGTTAGAGGTGCTGGGCATGGACCCCCACCTACCTATGGCTGTGCTGGGACTGCAAGACTGCGGGCTGGAGATGGGAGGTGTGGGGATGGGGATGTGAAGAAGGCCAGCCACAGAATTGTGACACAACCTTCCTCCACCCGCAGACCATCACAAACTCCTGCCTGCCCCACCCTTCCCACCAGGGTGCCCTTGGTGTGCAGAAAGGAATGGGTCAGAAACGATGGTGTGTGGATTCCTCCAAGGGGAATCTGCATGTTAGAATGCCACCACCACAAACAACTCGGTGTATCAGGCATTTACTAAACACTTCAGAAAAGTTGGATAGGCATCTCAAACTTCCGCAACGCTCTGGGAGCTGGGAACAGCCACTTATAcctgagaaaattgaggcttggACAAGTTAAGTCGTTAGCACAAGAGATCACAGGGAGGAGACCCAGAACCTACCTATGGTGGCCTTTGGCGTCCAAGGAAGGAACCGGGTACCCTCAAAGGCCATGCAGAAGGCAGTGGGGAGTAGAGTTCTCAGACCTTGGGTTTCATTGCTTCCCCTGCCCCAGACCTCATGGATAAACGGCCCATTGTCCACCCCAAGCCTGTCCTAGTTCCAGGTCACAGAGCCAGAAAGGCCCCAATCACCCATTCACTTCTGTCACAGGCCCTAGAGGGACTGGAGTGAGCAGGCACTGGTTCGGAAACCCCCTAAGAGTGAGCATCCACTCTGCTCCCAGCACGGAGTCCAGCACCAgcgcaggagggggagggggacagaaggcgacagagagggagagggacagaagctGGCGCCTCTGGAGGGGCTGGCGAGCCTCcggtgttgggggcagggggctgccaTGCCTACCTTCCTCCCAGCCTCAGTTCACCACTGCCCCCGCGTGCGGGCCACAGGGGCTGACCCTCCGGGCACTGACTGGCCACGTGCTGCCTGCAGCTACGGGTGAACCAGGACGAGCCCGCCGACGATGACACGTTGCGGGCCGGGGACGGCGGGGCCAAGGATGGAAGTGCCGAGGCACAGAGCAGCAAGGACCAGATGCGGACCAACGTCATCAACGAGATCCTCAGCACTGAACGGGACTACATCAAGCATCTGCGGGACATCTGCGAGGTGAGGCCTAGCAGGAGGTGTGGAGGGTGGCGTGGGGGGACCAGAGAGAGACCTGACGGGCCATGGGCTACAGGGCTACATCAGGCAGTGTCGCAAGCGTGCTGACATGTTCAGCGAGGAACAGCTGCGCATCATCTTTGGGAACATCGAGGACATCTACCGGTGCCAGAAGGCGTTCGTGAAGGCGCTAGAGCAGAGGTTCAACAGGGAGCGCCCCCACCTGAGCGAGCTGGGCGCCTGCTTCCTGGAGCACGTGAGCACGCCCTGCCCCAGCAACCTCTCTGCCCAGGGCCCATTCTCCAGGCCTCCCAGCCAGGCagtccccctctgcccttctttgcTGGTGGTCCCcactcccctgcacacacacaccctggcccCCGAGCATGTAAGCCGCCCTTTGCCCTTGGCTCCCATTCCTGCCTCCTCGCAGACAGAAGTGGGCCCTGCAGGCTAAAAGCCCAGGCAACTTGCTCTTCTCTTCCCAGAAGCTTCCAGGCCCCACTCCCCTAGTACCCAACCGCCTTCACCCTCCAGCGCTGTTTCAGCAATGTCTCTGCTTCTTTGGGAGGCAGACCAAGTCAGAGAAGGCTCCTTGGAGCAGGGGGCCTTAGGCATCAGCGGAAAAGGTTTTCTTGGGCTACAGGAAGTAGAAGGCAAAGCTGGGCGGGGCCACCTGCTGAGCATCCTCAGAGCTGTCATAGCAGATTCTGGGCTTCCTCACACAGTAAGAAAACTGGAATTTGTGTAATGTGTAGCACTTCCACTCTAAATGCCAGTTGGATTGGTGATTTAATTGGATTTAATTGGATGGTGTGGGCTAGATGGACTCCTGGCCTTGCCTGGTAAGGAAGCActtgtttctgtctgtctcctgtGGCATTTATGTGGGGTTGAGTAGAGGATGCCAAGGCCAGCCCATCAAGGACAATATGGGTTCCTTCCTGGCTACTACCAgtgtatgtgggggtgggggttgaggggGCTGTTGGAAGGGCCCTATTACCTGGCTCCAGTGGCAGGAGAACTGGAAGGGGAGACCTTAGATTCCCTGAGCAGGAATGGGTAGTGGGGTCAGAGCAGCTGAGTGTGGGATTTGGAGCCGGTTATGCAGCAGGCTGAGTTGTGATGGGGCTGGAAGGGAGGGATAGGCACTTTATCGACATTACCCAGTGTGACCATCACAGCAACTGGCCAGTGGGCTTACTGCTGTTACCCTCCTTTCCCACCTAAGTCCATGAAGTCCTAGTCACTAAAGACCCAGTCTTTCTCTGGGTCAAGTagatagaacaacaacaacaaaaagaaaaaaaaaaaaaaagaaagaaaagaaaaaaggcacagTGAGTCTCATGTgcctcatgtgtgtgtgtgtctcaagacacacacaaggggcacctgggtggctcagttggttaaacatctgactcttgatttcagctcaggtcatgatctcgtggttcgtgggattgagcctggtgTCAGGTTCTGccctggcagcgtggagcctgcttgggatctctctccctctctctctctctgcccctcccctgctcatgctctgtctctctctctctcaaaataaataaacatgaaaaaaaattttttttaaacaatacacACACAATGTGGATGTATCTGTCAcatggtgaatggataaagtggCACTGGCTGCCCAGATATGAAGCCAGAGCTTTGTGAGGAAGAAGTGACACACCAGGGGGCACAGCCATAGACCCTGGAAGCCATTTAATCTCCCTTaatctccttctgtctctctcttcctctcaatccttctctctctctgtcctccctccctctctctctccttgtctctgtccctccctctctctctcttctccctctctctctcttctccctctctctccttctttatctcctctcttctctccccttcactctcctttctctcccttcttccccccaatcctccctcctctctatccttctctctcttcttccccccactccactttccccttctgtctctcctttctttctcttctctcccttctttcccctgtcctctccctccttctctctctcctttctctctctctttctagtttttggcCTTGGTAGTGCTTCCTTATTAACATCATTGACTtcacccaaaaaaaaaacctgacataCAGTCAAAATATCTGCTGAGAAATCTGGGTGGTGACAGGACACACACATGCCTGAGTTTTCAGGTGTCTAATACCTCTGTGTCTAATTCCACATAGCTTGTGCCCAGTGACATGGGTAGAGAGAGCCTGGGCCCTCTGAGCCCAGCTCCTGAGGGAAATACAGAggcccctgctccctctcctatGCTGTGCCCGAGTTGCCTGGGTGGCCTGAGGGAGCAGGAGGTCACCATCCTGACCTCCAGCTGTGCCCCCAGCAAGCGGACTTCCAGATCTACTCGGAGTACTGCAACAACCACCCCAATGCCTGTGTGGAGCTCTCCAGGCTTACCAAGCTCAGCAAGTATGTGTACTTCTTTGAGGCCTGCCGGTTACTGCAGAAGATGATAGATATCTCCCTGGATGGCTTTCTGCTGACACCGGTACAGAAGATCTGCAAGTACCCTCTGCAGCTGGCTGAGCTGCTCAAGTACACACCCCCCCAGCACAGGTAGGAGGCTGCTGGAGAGGGAGGGCAGTCTGAGGCTCTTCATGCCTTGGGTCAGCCAGAGTGTTGAGTTCTGACTGACAGCACATAGTAAAATAGTCCCTGCTGTCACATGCTGTcattacaaatgaaagaagaggacaaAAATAGGATATTAAGTTCTGTGGTGCCCAGACTCACCGTCTGGCATTGACAAGTGAAAACGGCCAAGGGCATAGCCCCAGGGGGAGGCAGCTCCacagcccctctctgccctccctagTACAACCTTCTTCCATGTCTGTTATGCCCCAGGGACTTCAAGGATGTGGAGGCAGCCTTACATGCCATGAAGAATGTGGCCCGGCTCATCAACGAACGGAAACGGAGGCTTGAAAACATTGACAAGATTGCTCAGTGGCAGAGCTCCATAGAGGATTGGGAGGTGAGGGCCCCACAGCTCGGAAAATACCATGGGGCATGGCTCCTTGCTTTAAAATCACGCTTGCCTTTGAAAAATCTAGGAAGGAGCTGAAGTGGGAGTCATGCTCTGGGAGCTGGCAGTAGGAGAGCTGGTCCTCTGCCCAGGCCAACCCACTGGAGCATGCAGCTGCAGGCCTGGTGGCCTCTTTCCTGGTCAAGAGTGCCCAGCATGTGTGACATAGGATGCTGCTCCCAGTGCAGTCAGCTGGCCCAGCAGGAGGAGCTAGTCCTCAGCCCTCAAGGGACAGGCCAGATCCCCAAGTGGCAGTAACTACTGGGACTCCCAACAGAAGGGTTCAGGCCTGCCACAGCATGACCGAAAACGGATTGCCATGGGTTTTCATTCCATTCCTGATTCCATTCTTCAGGCTTGCACATGCCCCTTATATCCACCAGTCTTGCCTTCTGAAGCCACCCAGAGACCTGAACTAATGGGGACACTCCTGTCCTTTAGAGGCCTTCCCATCCTGCtctttccacccccacccaccagccataaaatgttatgaaaatacagattcctggacCCCACCCTAGAAACACAGAATTAGAATCCCTGGTGGCAGGGCTGAGCAGTGtagtctttggggtttttttgtttgcttgttttcttttcctggtgaCTGGTTCTGAGGCCTAGGCCTGGCTACGGACCCCTACAAACTCATCCCAAACTGAATGGCTGCCAAGAACTGGCTATGGTTTGCATTTTCTAAGGAGGAACCAGAGTGAGGCTTGGCTCAGCCTGAAAGTTTGAGGTCTGATGATGGAGCTTCAGGTACTAACTACATTTAGCTAAGAAAACTTCATAAGCCCCTAAAGACAAGGCTCACAGGTGACTTGAGCCAGGTCTAATTATTCTTGAGCATAGCACTGTCTAATCGAAGTATCATGGGAGCCACATGGGTCATTTTAGATGTTCTAATAGCcatctagaaacagaaaaaaagcaggtaaaattaattttaataatgttttatttaagtcAGCATATCCAAAGTGTTTCAACGTGTAAGCAACAAAATCATTAGTGAAATATTTCACATTCTttatactaagtcttcaaaattgGTGTTTACTTACATGACATCACAATAGGgatcagccacatttcaagtgtgcACATGACTGGCCGTCACTGGCCCCATTTTGCAGAGACAACTAACTTGTAGGTTAAACCACCTTTTTACTCCTTAACACCCCACTGTGCCCACCACTGCCTTGGGCTTCAAGAGCAACCCTTCCCTCTGTGGCCTGCTGCTCACTTCAGACCCTAGCCCAGTGGGGGCCACAGGCAGACCAggccagtggggagcctgccCAACTCATGACAGAGGCAGGGGGCAGTGCCCAGTGGAGGGGAATTCCCAGTTTGGGTACACTCAGCTCATAGTGTTCCTTGGGGTCCACCAGGGGGAAGATCTCCTGGTCAGGAGTTCGGAACTCATCTACTCGGGGGAGCTGACCCGTGTTACACAACCACAAGCCAAGAGCCAGCAGAGGATGTTTTTCCTCTTTGACCACCAGCTCATCTACTGCAAGAAGGTACCAGAGCTGCTGTGCCCTGCTGGATGAGCCGTTCAGAGCGGGAGTGGAGGGGGTgaagctgggggctgggagtAGCTGCCAGAGAAAAGGAGCCACACACGTCCTGAGGACGTTCAGTACAGCAGGCCCTTCCCTGTTCAGGCCCATAGGGCCAGGATGAGGATCGCTGTTTGTGAAGGAAGCCAAGTAGCCTGAGGACCATGGGGTGGCCCTCACAGTCTGACCAGGGTCCAGTGCTGTTGAGAACACCCTCCTTCATGACCTAGCCTCTGCTTGCTTCTAAAGCCACCTCAGCTCCCCTTGAGCCCTGGCATCCTCTGCTCCTGTTGCCTCTTCTTTGCCGTTAGCTTCTGCTCCTCTCAGCACATGGCCCAAGTGGccctgttcaggaagccctcccgGTCAACTGATACTGGGCCCGGCCCGGTAGGCCCGGTACTCTTCTGTTGTGCAGTATGGGCCCTGACCCACTGTCTCCATGGCTGCCTCTCTGTGAGGCAGTGGGTGCCCTCCAGGCTAGTCAGTAATTTCACTGAAGGCACGAGGCTCCTCCAGCATGGGTTCAGCACACAGCTGTGGGCCACACCACACTCTGCCCTTGTGAGCTTACCATCTGCTGGGAAAGTGGGTGTGCAGCCCGCTGGCCCTTCTGACtgcagggcagggggtgaggCATAAACAGGTCAGGAGAGTGGTTCAGAGGCCTGAGAGGTAAGGACTTGAAAAGCAGGATATAGAGCAGGAGCTCACAGAGTCTCTGGTAGGACCTTCTCCGCCGGGATGTGCTGTACTATAAGGGCCGAGTGGACATGGATGGCCTGGAGGTGGTGGACCTGGAGGACGGGAAAGATCGAGACCTCCACGTGAGTGTCAAGAATGCTTTCCGTCTGCTCTGCGGCACCACGGGAGAGAgtcacctgctgtgtgccaggaagcCTGAGCAAAAACAACGCTGGCTCAAGGCCTTcgccagggagagggagcaggtgcGGCTGGACCAGGAGACAGGTGCGAGATCCCACTCAGCCTTGATCCACTGTGAGGGCCCACCCAGCCCTCCTCACCCCTGAATGCAAGGTCAGGACAACCTTGAGACTGCGAGGTAGCCATGTGCCACAACCCAGGGCAGCTCTTCATTTCAGCCCCAAGGCATGGCATGGTCTGTTGGCCTGTCCAGGTTTTTCTACCACACACACTCTATAAGGTGGGGGCCTTCTCAGTTGCAGAGACCTGATGAGGCCCCTTTCCAGCACAAAGCATTCAAGTAGGATTTGGGCATGGGCTTTGAGAAACCTCACCCACCCCAACATAAGCAAGATACCTCCCTGCTGCATTCCTTTTCTCTCCATGGGCCCCTGGACATCACACTCAGAATGACCAGATTGGCTCTTGGTCTGGGAAAGAGCCTCCACCATAGTGGAAAGGACACTAGATGCTGAATAAATACATCAAGGACTGGGTCTGGGTGAGAGATGGGGTAGGGCAAGGATGTAGGGAGGGCCCACTGAGCATCTCCTCTGCCTGGTTGGCCAAGGCAGGCTGGCTGAGCAGGATACTGAGTATCTGCAGCATGATGGGACACCAGACTCTGTGAGAGATGCAGGATACACCAGGTGCCGAGAGGCACAGGACAAGAGCAAcactggctggggagggggaggaggtggaagtCAAGTCCTCAAAATAAGAAGAGGTCAAGCAGAGGTCTCATTTGGGGTCCTCCCTCCAGGCTTTTCCATCACCGAGCTGCAGAGGAAGCAGGCCATGCTGAATGCCAGCAAGCAGCAGGCCACCGGAAAGCC is a genomic window containing:
- the ARHGEF4 gene encoding rho guanine nucleotide exchange factor 4 isoform X6 — encoded protein: MMSAGPERRPCGGGDGAGDAALPPSRPSPSDGAAGPSPLAPLPAAQPPPSLWLELGPACSRAQQCPSESSGQTSGDLGTSSSSGGSSVGLSPGSDSDSSGVVCGGRGGSGGMRGALSRSWSLESLRSATAAIPDGVLDPAIRADEAGSEEDLYEDLHSSSHHYSHPGGGGEQLAINELISDGSVVCAEALWDHVTMDDQELGFKAGDVIEVMDATNREWWWGRVADGEGWFPASFVRLRVNQDEPADDDTLRAGDGGAKDGSAEAQSSKDQMRTNVINEILSTERDYIKHLRDICEGYIRQCRKRADMFSEEQLRIIFGNIEDIYRCQKAFVKALEQRFNRERPHLSELGACFLEHQADFQIYSEYCNNHPNACVELSRLTKLSKYVYFFEACRLLQKMIDISLDGFLLTPVQKICKYPLQLAELLKYTPPQHRDFKDVEAALHAMKNVARLINERKRRLENIDKIAQWQSSIEDWEGEDLLVRSSELIYSGELTRVTQPQAKSQQRMFFLFDHQLIYCKKDLLRRDVLYYKGRVDMDGLEVVDLEDGKDRDLHVSVKNAFRLLCGTTGESHLLCARKPEQKQRWLKAFAREREQVRLDQETGFSITELQRKQAMLNASKQQATGKPKALSRPYYLARQKHPALPASLPQQQVLVLAEPKRKPSTFWHSISRLAPFRK
- the ARHGEF4 gene encoding rho guanine nucleotide exchange factor 4 isoform X7 → MDDQELGFKAGDVIEVMDATNREWWWGRVADGEGWFPASFVRLRVNQDEPADDDTLRAGDGGAKDGSAEAQSSKDQMRTNVINEILSTERDYIKHLRDICEGYIRQCRKRADMFSEEQLRIIFGNIEDIYRCQKAFVKALEQRFNRERPHLSELGACFLEHQADFQIYSEYCNNHPNACVELSRLTKLSKYVYFFEACRLLQKMIDISLDGFLLTPVQKICKYPLQLAELLKYTPPQHRDFKDVEAALHAMKNVARLINERKRRLENIDKIAQWQSSIEDWEGEDLLVRSSELIYSGELTRVTQPQAKSQQRMFFLFDHQLIYCKKDLLRRDVLYYKGRVDMDGLEVVDLEDGKDRDLHVSVKNAFRLLCGTTGESHLLCARKPEQKQRWLKAFAREREQVRLDQETGFSITELQRKQAMLNASKQQATGKPKALSRPYYLARQKHPALPASLPQQQVLVLAEPKRKPSTFWHSISRLAPFRK